Proteins encoded together in one Ciona intestinalis chromosome 1, KH, whole genome shotgun sequence window:
- the tgfbr-iia gene encoding transforming growth factor beta receptor precursor (The RefSeq protein has 1 substitution, 1 non-frameshifting indel compared to this genomic sequence), which yields MRQFILFACLFTSVTTQTLKCEHFNKNHAIRSPTDYTCKDSEIDENGSCNTTELCVKDEEVPGRQPNCFVSWTNESGKVEIIRKGCWSQSKPCLAKCEAVTIKSVFFCCCDNDLCNSHFSLGHINKTIKTNEENPVVVPTNEETWVVLVYTLVPITLLSLLVVLIYWIYRKRKHSYGDIDNASVQTPGSGLTTSTQNTQLLIPPEINLPQLIDIKARGRFGCVWKAQLHDRFVAVKVFFLQDKQSWLNEQEVFNTELVHYHPHILNFIAAASRGVGVETELWLITEFHEYGSLADYLKTHTMSLPVALKFMETMATGLSFLHEDIPHKQPHKGHKPAIAHRDFKSKNVLISNDMTAVIADFGLAVKFIPGECTGESHGQVGTRRYMAPEILEGAINFQRDAFLRIDMYAFALVMWEIITRCSDVPGGSTPTYMMPYELELGQHPTLDEMQACVIDQKTRPVVNDLWRQDEVVGILCETMEECWDHDAEARLSAGCVEERINHLHRRIQPPNELAVHPNMINNDVIRNGAPVIGNGAPVIGNGAPVIGNGTSMIGNGTHVIGNGTHVIIPPSPTSDTDIQNQINNRKNQELPVNSNEKLTNEVNAAGLVATVTCDAETALLSAGDRESNV from the exons ATGCGGCAGTTTATCTTGTTTGCGTGCTTGTTTACATCGGTTACTACACAGACATTAAAATGTGAACACTTTAACAAAAATCATGCTATTCGTTCTCCTACCGACTATACATGTAAAGATTCA GAGATTGATGGAAATGGATCCTGCAATACCACAGAGTTATGTGTTAAGGATGAAGAAGTTCCAGGGAGGCAACCAAACTGTTTCGTTTCATGGACAAATGAATCTGGGAAAGTAGAAATAATACGAAAGGGTTGCTGGAGCCAAAGTAAACCATGTTTAGCAAA GTGTGAAGCGGTAACAATTAAAAGTGTTTTCTTCTGTTGCTGTGACAATGATTTGTGCAACTCTCATTTCTCCCTTGGtcatattaacaaaacaattaaaacaaacgaaG AAAATCCTGTTGTCGTCCCAACGAATGAAGAGACCTGGGTAGTATTGGTGTATACACTGGTACCTATTACTCTGCTCAGTCTACTGGTGGTTCTTATATATTGGATTTACAGGAAAAGAAAACATAGTTATGGTGACATCGACAATGCAAGTGTG CAAACTCCAGGTTCAGGTTTAACCACTTCAACACAAAACACCCAACTGCTTATTCCACCTGAGATCAACTTGCCCCAGTTAATCGACATCAAAGCACGAGGAAGGTTCGGTTGTGTTTGGAAAGCTCAACTACACGACAGATTTGTTGCAGTCAAAGTCTTTTTTCTACAa gATAAGCAGTCATGGCTTAATGAACAAGAAGTTTTTAACACAGAGCTGGTTCACTATCATCCgcatatattaaactttatcGCTGCTGCCAGCAGGGGTGTTGGGGTCGAAACTGAACTATGGTTGATCACAGAGTTTCAtgaatat gggTCATTGGCTGATTATTTGAAGACGCACACGATGTCACTTCCTGTGGCTCTCAAGTTCATGGAAACCATGGCAACAGGGCTGTCTTTTCTACATGAAGATATTCCACACAA GCAACCACACAAAGGACACAAGCCTGCAATTGCTCATCGTGACTTTAAAAGCAAGAATGTTCTCATCAGTAACGACATGACGGCTGTTATCGCTGATTTTGGACTCGCTGTCAAGTTCATACCAGGCGAATGCACGGGGGAAAGCCATGGACAG gTTGGAACGCGAAGATACATGGCTCCTGAGATCCTGGAGGGAGCGATTAACTTCCAACGCGATGCTTTCCTACGTATTGATATGTATGCATTCGCTCTTGTTATGTGGGAAATCATAACAAGATGTTCAGATGTACCAG GAGGTTCTACACCTACATATATGATGCCGTATGAGTTGGAACTTGGACAACACCCAACACTTGATGAAATGCAAGCTTGTGTGATCGACCAGAAGACACGACCCGTAGTTAACGACCTCTGGAGACAAGATGAG GTCGTTGGGATCTTGTGTGAGACCATGGAGGAATGTTGGGATCACGATGCGGAGGCGAGATTATCGGCAGGATGTGTGGAGGAGAGGATCAACCATCTTCATCGAAGAATTCAACCTCCTAATGAACTTGCCGTGCATCCCAACATGATCAATAATGATGTGATCAGGAACGGAGCTCCCGTGATTGGAAACGGAGCTCCTGTGATTGGAAATGGGGCTCCTGTGATTGGAAACGGGACTTCAATGATTGGAAACGGGACTCACGTGATCATTCCTCCATCTCCAACATCTGACACCGATATTCAG AATCAAATTAACAACAGAAAGAACCAAGAGCTTCCTGTTAACAGTAATGAAAAACTCACAAATGAAGTTAACGCTGCTGGGTTGGTTGCCACGGTAACATGTGATGCTGAAACTGCCTTGTTGTCAGCAGGTGACAGGGAATCAAATGTTTGA
- the tgfbr-iia gene encoding transforming growth factor beta receptor isoform X1 — MRQFILFACLFTSVTTQTLKCEHFNKNHAIRSPTDYTCKDSEIDGNGSCNTTELCVKDEEVPGRQPNCFVSWTNESGKVEIIRKGCWSQSKPCLAKCEAVTIKSVFFCCCDNDLCNSHFSLGHINKTIKTNEENPVVVPTNEETWVVLVYTLVPITLLSLLVVLIYWIYRKRKHSYGDIDNASVQTPGSGLTTSTQNTQLLIPPEINLPQLIDIKARGRFGCVWKAQLHDRFVAVKVFFLQDKQSWLNEQEVFNTELVHYHPHILNFIAAASRGVGVETELWLITEFHEYGSLADYLKTHTMSLPVALKFMETMATGLSFLHEDIPHKQPHKGHKPAIAHRDFKSKNVLISNDMTAVIADFGLAVKFIPGECTGESHGQVGTRRYMAPEILEGAINFQRDAFLRIDMYAFALVMWEIITRCSDVPGGSTPTYMMPYELELGQHPTLDEMQACVIDQKTRPVVNDLWRQDEVVGILCETMEECWDHDAEARLSAGCVEERINHLHRRIQPPNELAVHPNMINNDVIRNGAPVIGNGAPVIGNGAPVIGNGTSMIGNGTHVIIPPSPTSDTDIQNQINNRKNQELPVNSNEKLTNEVNAAGLVATVTCDAETALLSAGDRESNV, encoded by the exons ATGCGGCAGTTTATCTTGTTTGCGTGCTTGTTTACATCGGTTACTACACAGACATTAAAATGTGAACACTTTAACAAAAATCATGCTATTCGTTCTCCTACCGACTATACATGTAAAGATTCA GAGATTGATGGAAATGGATCCTGCAATACCACAGAGTTATGTGTTAAGGATGAAGAAGTTCCAGGGAGGCAACCAAACTGTTTCGTTTCATGGACAAATGAATCTGGGAAAGTAGAAATAATACGAAAGGGTTGCTGGAGCCAAAGTAAACCATGTTTAGCAAA GTGTGAAGCCGTAACAATTAAAAGTGTTTTCTTCTGTTGCTGTGACAATGATTTATGCAACTCTCATTTCTCCCTTGGtcatattaacaaaacaattaaaacaaatgaag AAAATCCTGTTGTCGTCCCAACGAATGAAGAGACCTGGGTAGTATTGGTGTATACACTGGTACCTATTACTCTGCTCAGTCTACTGGTGGTTCTTATATATTGGATTTACAGGAAAAGAAAACATAGTTATGGTGACATCGACAATGCAAGTGTG CAAACTCCAGGTTCAGGTTTAACCACTTCAACACAAAACACCCAACTGCTTATTCCACCTGAGATCAACTTGCCCCAGTTAATCGACATCAAAGCACGAGGAAGGTTCGGTTGTGTTTGGAAAGCTCAACTACACGACAGATTTGTTGCAGTCAAAGTCTTTTTTCTACAa gATAAGCAGTCATGGCTTAATGAACAAGAAGTTTTTAACACAGAGCTGGTTCACTATCATCCgcatatattaaactttatcGCTGCTGCCAGCAGGGGTGTTGGGGTCGAAACTGAACTATGGTTGATCACAGAGTTTCAtgaatat gggTCATTGGCTGATTATTTGAAGACGCACACGATGTCACTTCCTGTGGCTCTCAAGTTCATGGAAACCATGGCAACAGGGCTGTCTTTTCTACATGAAGATATTCCACACAA GCAACCACACAAAGGACACAAGCCTGCAATTGCTCATCGTGACTTTAAAAGCAAGAATGTTCTCATCAGTAACGACATGACGGCTGTTATCGCTGATTTTGGACTCGCTGTCAAGTTCATACCAGGCGAATGCACGGGGGAAAGCCATGGACAG gTTGGAACGCGAAGATACATGGCTCCTGAGATCCTGGAGGGAGCGATTAACTTCCAACGCGATGCTTTCCTACGTATTGATATGTATGCATTCGCTCTTGTTATGTGGGAAATCATAACAAGATGTTCAGATGTACCAG GAGGTTCTACACCTACATATATGATGCCGTATGAGTTGGAACTTGGACAACACCCAACACTTGATGAAATGCAAGCTTGTGTGATCGACCAGAAGACACGACCCGTAGTTAACGACCTCTGGAGACAAGATGAG GTCGTTGGGATCTTGTGTGAGACCATGGAGGAATGTTGGGATCACGATGCGGAGGCGAGATTATCGGCAGGATGTGTGGAGGAGAGGATCAACCATCTTCATCGAAGAATTCAACCTCCTAATGAACTTGCCGTGCATCCCAACATGATCAATAATGATGTGATCAGGAACGGAGCTCCCGTGATTGGAAACGGAGCTCCTGTGATTGGAAATGGGGCTCCTGTGATTGGAAACGGGACTTCAATGATTGGAAACGGGACTCACGTGATCATTCCTCCATCTCCAACATCTGACACCGATATTCAG AATCAAATTAACAACAGAAAGAACCAAGAGCTTCCTGTTAACAGTAATGAAAAACTCACAAATGAAGTTAACGCTGCTGGGTTGGTTGCCACGGTAACATGTGATGCTGAAACTGCCTTGTTGTCAGCAGGTGACAGGGAATCAAATGTTTGA